A genomic stretch from Desulfotignum balticum DSM 7044 includes:
- a CDS encoding response regulator — MTEQIKVLMVDDEKRFRETTRKILEKKGFDVILAENGEQALEKLEQQPDVVVLDIKMPGMDGHETLNRIKKIKANLPVIMLTGHGARPSARDALVEGAFDYLNKPCDIGLLAAKIKEACHLSDKLPAHKERRVTAVMIPITEYTKISETKTIQDAILELKSSFETKMATDHLMETGHRSILIVDKYDQIKGILTIRDLLEMLMPRYLSAPKPFLADSIEYSPMFWTGMFTQGIKEIKKKQITEAMSPLPAFIDGNANLMEAAYMMLHENERRLLVTVAGKIVGIIREQDLFFEMEKILKS, encoded by the coding sequence ATGACCGAGCAGATAAAAGTATTGATGGTGGATGATGAAAAACGGTTCAGGGAAACCACCCGCAAAATTCTGGAGAAAAAGGGATTTGACGTCATTCTGGCGGAAAATGGCGAGCAGGCCCTGGAAAAACTGGAGCAACAACCGGATGTGGTGGTCCTGGATATCAAGATGCCCGGGATGGACGGGCATGAAACATTGAACCGGATTAAAAAAATCAAGGCAAACCTGCCAGTGATCATGCTCACCGGACATGGGGCCAGACCCTCGGCCAGGGATGCTCTGGTGGAAGGGGCGTTTGATTACCTGAACAAACCCTGTGACATCGGCCTTCTGGCCGCAAAAATCAAAGAGGCCTGTCACTTGAGCGACAAACTGCCGGCCCATAAGGAGCGGCGGGTGACCGCAGTGATGATTCCCATCACCGAGTATACCAAGATCTCTGAAACCAAGACCATCCAGGATGCGATTCTGGAACTTAAATCATCCTTTGAAACCAAAATGGCCACGGACCATTTAATGGAAACCGGTCACCGGTCCATTCTCATCGTGGACAAATATGATCAGATCAAAGGGATTCTGACCATCCGGGATCTGCTGGAGATGCTCATGCCCCGGTATCTGTCTGCGCCTAAGCCGTTTTTAGCCGACAGTATCGAATATTCTCCCATGTTCTGGACCGGGATGTTCACCCAGGGAATCAAGGAGATAAAAAAGAAACAGATCACGGAAGCCATGTCCCCGCTGCCGGCTTTTATCGACGGCAATGCCAATCTCATGGAGGCGGCGTACATGATGCTCCATGAAAACGAACGCCGTTTGCTGGTGACAGTGGCGGGAAAGATCGTGGGTATCATCCGGGAACAGGATCTGTTTTTTGAAATGGAAAAGATATTGAAAAGCTGA
- a CDS encoding YIP1 family protein, translating to MIPAVLKAGRFYAYALIQLLIEPGLFFKELKEKTRPRRAVEFMVICCLFYTLASLLTGAYSQPVRIMTPIFFINAAGMILVSSVLGYMAMVMVAGKKAPFAIVFSIYAFSSGVTLFLSWLPFLVWITEPWKWWLICTGLKHTCHLSWKKSIVIVALSTIVLFFLVYSAHLAFVKN from the coding sequence ATGATACCTGCTGTGTTAAAAGCCGGCCGGTTTTATGCCTATGCATTGATCCAGCTGCTGATCGAACCGGGTCTGTTTTTCAAGGAATTAAAGGAAAAAACACGCCCGCGCCGGGCCGTGGAGTTCATGGTGATCTGCTGCCTGTTCTATACCCTGGCAAGTCTGCTGACCGGGGCGTATTCCCAGCCGGTCCGGATCATGACACCCATCTTTTTCATCAACGCAGCCGGTATGATTCTGGTTTCATCTGTTCTGGGATATATGGCCATGGTCATGGTCGCCGGGAAAAAAGCACCCTTTGCCATTGTGTTCAGCATTTACGCGTTTTCATCCGGGGTGACACTCTTTTTGTCCTGGCTGCCGTTTCTGGTCTGGATCACGGAACCGTGGAAATGGTGGCTCATATGCACCGGTCTGAAACATACGTGTCATCTGTCATGGAAAAAATCCATCGTGATTGTGGCACTTTCCACAATCGTGCTGTTTTTTCTGGTGTATTCAGCCCATCTGGCATTTGTGAAAAATTAA
- a CDS encoding SLC13 family permease: MKKEKKVTGYDKYINWKVFIFPVLALAVLLLIPTPNGMRDVGTQYQVGPKAVVNHLTRELFEVDSVDAAQWQLLAARIMEANMQMGALKKGRYLARDLKWCKKNKIDADPKNFELAFNFIKNQVDEDRFLSVMNSALDLRKQGLKYEELTGKDKSAADKGAWHIQVAIAVGAFVVLCFLTECIPLPAVAFCIGLLYVFTGVLSREAVAMLYWSDACWFIMGSLMFAAAFVKTGVDKRVCLAMFKKLAVPNTKWITLIFFIIIAPLASFISDHALAAMFLPIGMLLYQNSLTDEVPEDKELAKLLMISIAMACNIGGPGAPSGGARNVIMMTYLTDMFGIDIGYFQWVTYCFPFVLVMIPVTWFITNLRFRPKIISLAPAMDHLRTEIDKMGGWNRQQIWALVIFVIMVFGWFTEKSFYQMGIVPIRLGIGVIAVAGAIAYIIAGVVNWRDYQEKVDWGVVWLYAGAIIFGRTLDSTGAAYWLARSVIDFLSQFGMESGLPLLMISNGLTSVLTNLMADGPAAASVGPIALNMAGMVHPGSTYLPFMAMATAVASSFAYCLIIGTPPNAIVYASGYLEPKDYLRVGIPMFFIANVVLLLFTGIYWSFRGFGTLPGF, encoded by the coding sequence ATGAAAAAAGAAAAAAAAGTGACGGGATATGACAAATATATCAACTGGAAGGTGTTCATCTTTCCGGTCCTGGCATTGGCGGTTCTGCTGCTGATTCCCACCCCGAACGGGATGAGGGATGTGGGCACCCAGTACCAGGTGGGTCCCAAAGCCGTGGTGAACCATCTCACCAGAGAGCTGTTTGAAGTGGACAGTGTGGATGCGGCCCAGTGGCAGCTGCTTGCCGCCCGGATCATGGAAGCCAACATGCAGATGGGGGCGTTGAAAAAAGGGCGCTATCTGGCCCGGGATCTGAAATGGTGCAAAAAAAACAAGATCGATGCAGACCCGAAGAATTTTGAACTTGCGTTTAATTTCATCAAAAACCAGGTGGATGAAGACCGGTTCCTGTCAGTCATGAACAGTGCCCTGGACTTAAGAAAACAGGGATTGAAATACGAAGAACTGACCGGCAAAGACAAGTCTGCCGCGGACAAAGGGGCCTGGCATATCCAGGTGGCCATTGCCGTGGGCGCGTTTGTGGTCTTATGTTTTCTGACCGAATGTATCCCGCTGCCGGCCGTGGCGTTCTGCATCGGCCTGCTGTATGTGTTCACGGGAGTGCTGTCCCGGGAGGCAGTGGCCATGCTGTACTGGAGCGATGCCTGCTGGTTTATCATGGGCAGCCTGATGTTTGCGGCCGCATTCGTCAAAACCGGGGTGGACAAGCGGGTGTGCCTGGCCATGTTCAAAAAACTGGCCGTGCCCAACACCAAGTGGATCACCCTGATCTTTTTTATTATCATCGCACCGCTGGCATCTTTTATTTCCGACCATGCCCTGGCCGCCATGTTTCTGCCCATCGGCATGCTCTTGTATCAGAACAGCCTCACCGACGAGGTGCCCGAGGACAAGGAGCTGGCCAAACTGCTGATGATTTCCATTGCCATGGCCTGTAACATCGGCGGTCCCGGCGCCCCTTCCGGCGGGGCCAGAAACGTGATTATGATGACTTATCTCACCGACATGTTCGGCATTGATATCGGGTATTTTCAATGGGTCACCTACTGCTTTCCCTTTGTGCTGGTCATGATTCCGGTCACCTGGTTCATCACCAACCTTCGGTTCCGGCCGAAAATCATTTCCCTGGCCCCGGCCATGGATCATCTCAGAACCGAAATCGATAAAATGGGCGGGTGGAACCGGCAGCAGATCTGGGCCCTGGTGATTTTTGTCATCATGGTGTTCGGGTGGTTCACGGAAAAATCATTCTACCAGATGGGGATCGTGCCCATCCGGCTGGGCATCGGTGTGATCGCCGTGGCCGGTGCCATCGCATACATCATCGCCGGGGTGGTCAACTGGCGGGATTACCAGGAAAAGGTGGACTGGGGCGTGGTCTGGCTGTACGCCGGCGCCATTATCTTCGGCCGGACCCTGGACAGCACCGGGGCTGCCTACTGGCTGGCCCGGTCCGTGATCGATTTTCTGTCCCAGTTCGGCATGGAATCCGGCCTGCCCCTGCTCATGATCAGCAACGGCCTGACATCCGTGCTCACCAACCTGATGGCCGACGGCCCGGCTGCCGCGTCCGTGGGGCCCATCGCCCTGAATATGGCAGGCATGGTGCATCCGGGATCCACATATCTGCCGTTCATGGCCATGGCCACGGCAGTGGCATCCTCGTTTGCCTACTGCCTGATCATCGGGACCCCGCCCAATGCCATTGTGTATGCCAGCGGATATCTGGAGCCCAAAGATTACCTGCGGGTGGGGATCCCCATGTTTTTTATCGCCAATGTGGTACTGCTGCTGTTTACCGGTATTTACTGGAGTTTCAGGGGATTCGGCACACTGCCCGGATTCTGA
- a CDS encoding response regulator: MTLMLVDDEERYLLTTAKLLGKKGIDVITAQSGEQALELLKTHDVHVVILDIKMPGMDGFKTLRAIKTLCPPVEVIFLTGHATMDSAIEGLQFGAFDYVMKPADIDDIVTKAYEAFEKRQRLDEKIRGLTSGKEMDAPDDKQ; encoded by the coding sequence ATGACACTGATGCTGGTGGATGATGAGGAACGGTATCTTTTAACCACGGCCAAATTGCTGGGAAAAAAAGGAATCGATGTCATCACGGCCCAAAGCGGGGAACAGGCCCTGGAACTGCTGAAAACCCACGATGTACATGTGGTGATTCTGGATATCAAGATGCCGGGGATGGACGGATTCAAAACCCTTAGGGCCATAAAAACTCTGTGTCCGCCGGTGGAGGTGATTTTTCTCACGGGCCATGCCACCATGGATTCGGCCATCGAAGGCCTTCAGTTCGGGGCGTTTGATTACGTGATGAAGCCGGCGGATATCGATGACATTGTGACCAAGGCATATGAGGCGTTTGAAAAAAGACAGCGGCTCGATGAAAAGATCAGGGGGCTGACATCCGGCAAAGAGATGGATGCCCCTGACGATAAACAATAA
- a CDS encoding sensor histidine kinase: MDKKGLEEDIRARRVKRNILTYMIVIPLIPLFLAVGISFYYFTTALENSSTHSLKRIVGDHRDMIESFLLERKSDLELVTNLFDFESISRNQVIDDMFEILKIKSGAFIDLGLFDSRGLHVRYSGQYQLTGKLYKDEFWFREVMEKGRYISDVFLGYRNVPHFIIAVKKGEGEDAWILRATIDTLFFDRLVSGVRIGRSGEAYILNNNGIAQTGRRSGGVNVMEEDPEFSAFPSSDSIIHTFLKSDPQGTKYLYATTWLKDLEWLLVVRQEKKDAFRFFYYALYASLVIVVLGIAIIVGMSVFMTEKLFTRIEQLGRDKKDLGNQLIRATQLAEVGEMAAGFAHEINNPLQIIKSEHALMASIFEDLSENKKIDPKDEEILELEDSLSQIALQVSRCSDITRAILKFGRKNETRVQLLYPGEQIPEILKMIEQRASVEGIAVFQNIPEDLPGFMGDASQFQQVMLNLFNNAIDAIMERHPDAGGRLDIQAFLKNEKWIEIRVTDNGAGIHPEHIEKVFSPFFTTKPVGKGTGLGLSVCYGIIESFSGTMDVTSRVNDGTTFIITLPMAESEKQDD; this comes from the coding sequence ATGGATAAAAAAGGCCTTGAAGAAGATATCCGGGCCAGACGCGTCAAGCGCAATATTCTGACCTATATGATTGTCATTCCCCTGATCCCGCTTTTTCTGGCCGTGGGCATCAGCTTCTATTATTTTACCACGGCACTGGAAAACAGTTCCACCCACAGCCTGAAACGCATTGTAGGGGACCATCGGGACATGATTGAATCGTTTCTTCTGGAACGGAAATCAGACCTTGAACTGGTAACCAATCTGTTTGATTTTGAATCCATCAGCCGCAACCAGGTCATCGACGACATGTTTGAGATCCTGAAGATAAAATCCGGTGCGTTCATCGATCTGGGACTGTTCGATTCCCGGGGGCTTCATGTCAGATACTCGGGCCAGTACCAGTTGACCGGAAAATTATACAAAGATGAGTTCTGGTTCCGGGAGGTCATGGAAAAAGGGCGGTACATCAGTGATGTGTTTCTGGGATATCGGAATGTGCCCCATTTCATCATTGCCGTGAAAAAAGGGGAGGGGGAAGATGCCTGGATTCTCCGGGCCACTATTGACACCCTGTTTTTCGACCGGCTGGTTTCCGGTGTGCGGATCGGCAGGTCCGGGGAAGCCTATATTTTGAATAACAACGGCATCGCCCAGACCGGACGGCGGTCCGGCGGTGTCAATGTCATGGAAGAAGATCCGGAGTTTTCAGCGTTTCCATCGTCAGACAGTATCATTCATACCTTTCTCAAATCAGATCCCCAGGGAACCAAATATCTGTATGCCACCACCTGGCTCAAGGATCTGGAATGGCTACTGGTGGTGAGGCAGGAAAAAAAGGATGCGTTCCGTTTTTTTTACTATGCCCTGTATGCCAGCCTGGTGATCGTGGTGCTGGGCATTGCCATCATTGTGGGCATGTCCGTTTTTATGACGGAAAAACTGTTCACGCGTATCGAACAGCTGGGCCGGGATAAAAAAGACCTGGGCAATCAGTTGATCCGGGCCACCCAGCTGGCGGAGGTGGGGGAAATGGCGGCCGGGTTTGCCCATGAGATCAACAACCCGCTTCAGATCATCAAAAGTGAACATGCCCTGATGGCCTCCATTTTCGAGGACCTGTCCGAAAACAAAAAAATAGACCCCAAAGATGAGGAGATCCTGGAATTGGAGGATTCGTTGTCCCAGATCGCGCTGCAGGTATCCAGGTGCTCGGATATCACCCGGGCGATTCTCAAATTCGGGCGTAAGAATGAAACAAGGGTCCAGCTGTTGTATCCGGGTGAACAGATTCCGGAAATTCTCAAGATGATCGAACAGCGGGCCAGTGTGGAAGGCATTGCCGTGTTTCAAAACATTCCGGAAGATTTGCCCGGATTCATGGGCGATGCGTCTCAGTTTCAGCAGGTAATGCTCAATTTGTTCAACAATGCCATTGACGCGATCATGGAACGGCATCCGGATGCCGGAGGCCGGCTGGATATCCAGGCATTTTTAAAGAATGAAAAATGGATCGAAATCCGGGTCACGGATAACGGCGCCGGAATTCATCCGGAACATATTGAAAAAGTATTTTCTCCGTTTTTTACCACAAAGCCGGTGGGAAAAGGCACTGGCCTTGGATTGTCCGTGTGTTACGGCATTATCGAAAGTTTTTCCGGCACCATGGATGTGACCAGCCGGGTGAATGACGGCACCACCTTTATCATCACCCTGCCCATGGCGGAATCGGAGAAACAGGATGACTGA
- a CDS encoding universal stress protein: MKKIDKILVCVDFSQYTRMALESAVAISRSTQAQIVVFNVVNQRDVNSVRMVSQYYPDRLDVETYVQDLKKERLEKLTQLIDSQFSDDKQRMTLNIDVGYPWESIIQAAKTHGADLIVMANKGRGNLSRVLFGSTAEKVFRHSPVPVVSVRDPDTFKGRE; encoded by the coding sequence ATGAAAAAAATTGATAAAATTCTGGTTTGTGTGGATTTCTCCCAATATACCCGGATGGCGCTTGAATCTGCTGTGGCCATTTCCAGAAGTACCCAGGCACAAATAGTGGTGTTCAATGTCGTCAACCAGCGGGATGTAAACAGTGTGCGAATGGTGAGTCAGTATTATCCGGACCGGCTGGATGTGGAAACCTATGTACAGGATTTGAAAAAAGAGCGCCTTGAAAAACTGACGCAGCTCATCGACAGCCAGTTTTCGGATGACAAGCAAAGAATGACATTGAACATCGATGTGGGATATCCATGGGAAAGTATTATCCAGGCCGCCAAAACCCATGGCGCCGATCTCATTGTCATGGCCAACAAGGGCCGGGGCAATCTGTCCCGGGTGCTGTTCGGCAGTACGGCGGAAAAGGTGTTCCGGCATTCTCCCGTGCCCGTGGTCAGTGTCAGGGATCCGGACACGTTTAAGGGAAGAGAATAA
- a CDS encoding response regulator, whose product MIKMRLMLVDDEERFLQTTGKMIRKKGYDVLTAVSGEECLEKLVQELVHVVILDVKMPGMDGVETLKKIKHRYPRIEVIMLTGHATADSAVEGLKSGATDYLQKPTSVDDLIAKAEQAFARHLEIEEKIRLAEAFKQSSI is encoded by the coding sequence ATGATCAAGATGCGGCTCATGCTGGTGGATGATGAAGAACGGTTTCTTCAGACCACCGGCAAAATGATCCGCAAGAAAGGGTATGATGTGCTCACTGCGGTCAGTGGTGAAGAATGTCTGGAAAAACTGGTACAGGAACTCGTGCACGTCGTGATTCTGGATGTCAAAATGCCGGGCATGGACGGGGTGGAAACCCTGAAGAAAATCAAACACCGGTATCCCAGAATCGAGGTGATCATGCTCACAGGCCATGCCACGGCAGACTCGGCCGTGGAAGGATTGAAATCCGGGGCCACGGATTACCTTCAGAAACCCACCAGCGTGGATGATCTGATTGCAAAAGCGGAACAGGCCTTTGCCCGGCACCTGGAAATAGAGGAAAAAATCCGGCTGGCCGAAGCGTTCAAACAGTCCAGTATTTAA
- a CDS encoding SLC13 family permease, protein MADVESLEEPASTKSIIIKFIISLALGILIMLLPRPETLTPEGHRLLALLTFVVFLWVSEAVPIGATALLAGAGLIFLNIQPAQAAWAPFASPAVMFVLMIIMFGVVLNEVGLANRIMYNLLKFAGTRIKRLSLILAVGCTITSSVFHDATITVIMVFAFVPVFMSMGLKPGQGHRLPMFFMLLIPLSASAGGFGTLLGGGRNPLALEVLNKFSGGTISVGFLEYIFIQFPICVITAVTTWAVLWVLLRPEEKELEGVELADPGPMKGAEIGVLVVFIITFVLWFMGDLTGWHYSVPAAFAILGFCGPGWISFRTICDKFPWESWIVFGAGVSLGVAMLDSGAGRYLAEVCLPLLDGKPEFVVYYGMSFFGSFLSSLMSNSAAVALMLPITLPMAELMEMSPKSVAMMAPMTTSFIMLVIGCPPTIIAYSTGYFSQVDFMKIAIPWCLVLLVVCVISMLVYWPLIGFI, encoded by the coding sequence ATGGCTGACGTTGAATCTCTGGAAGAACCGGCAAGCACCAAGTCGATCATTATAAAATTTATCATTTCCCTGGCCTTAGGCATTCTGATCATGCTGCTGCCCCGACCGGAAACCCTGACCCCGGAAGGCCATCGGCTTCTGGCTTTGTTGACCTTTGTCGTTTTTCTATGGGTGAGCGAAGCAGTCCCCATCGGGGCCACTGCCCTGCTGGCCGGGGCCGGACTGATTTTTCTGAACATCCAGCCGGCCCAGGCGGCTTGGGCCCCCTTTGCCAGCCCGGCCGTCATGTTCGTGCTCATGATCATCATGTTCGGGGTGGTGCTCAATGAAGTGGGCCTGGCCAACCGCATCATGTACAACCTGCTCAAGTTCGCGGGCACGCGTATCAAGCGGCTGAGCCTGATTCTGGCCGTCGGGTGCACCATCACCTCATCCGTGTTCCATGATGCCACCATCACCGTGATCATGGTATTTGCCTTTGTACCCGTGTTCATGAGCATGGGCCTGAAACCGGGCCAGGGACACCGCCTGCCCATGTTTTTCATGCTGCTGATCCCTCTGTCGGCCTCTGCCGGCGGATTCGGCACCCTTCTGGGTGGCGGGCGAAACCCCCTGGCTTTGGAAGTGCTGAACAAATTCAGCGGCGGCACCATATCTGTGGGCTTTCTGGAATATATCTTCATCCAGTTTCCCATCTGTGTGATAACCGCCGTGACCACCTGGGCCGTGTTATGGGTACTGCTTAGGCCTGAAGAAAAAGAGCTGGAAGGGGTGGAGCTGGCAGATCCCGGCCCCATGAAAGGGGCGGAAATCGGTGTTCTGGTGGTTTTTATCATCACCTTTGTGCTCTGGTTTATGGGAGACCTGACCGGATGGCACTACAGTGTCCCGGCCGCCTTTGCCATTCTGGGATTCTGCGGCCCCGGATGGATTTCCTTCAGAACCATTTGTGACAAGTTTCCCTGGGAATCCTGGATCGTATTCGGGGCCGGGGTTTCTTTAGGGGTGGCCATGCTGGACAGCGGGGCCGGACGTTACCTGGCAGAGGTATGCCTGCCCCTTCTGGACGGCAAGCCGGAATTTGTGGTGTATTACGGCATGAGCTTTTTCGGCTCGTTTTTGTCCAGCCTGATGTCCAACTCGGCGGCCGTGGCATTGATGCTGCCCATCACCCTGCCCATGGCGGAGCTGATGGAGATGTCTCCGAAATCCGTGGCCATGATGGCACCCATGACCACCTCGTTCATTATGCTGGTCATCGGGTGTCCGCCTACCATCATTGCCTACAGCACGGGATATTTTTCCCAGGTGGATTTCATGAAAATTGCCATTCCCTGGTGCCTGGTTCTCCTGGTGGTCTGTGTGATCAGTATGCTGGTATACTGGCCCCTGATCGGATTTATATAA
- a CDS encoding SLC13 family permease, whose product MADIESVKEPATLRSIIIKVAVALVLGIGVMLLPRPENLTPEGQRLLGLLAVVVFLWVSEAVPIGATALLSGAGLIFLKIQPAQSAWAPFASPAVMFVLMIIMFGVVLNEVGLANRIMYNLLKFAGTRVKRLSLILAIGCTLTSTVFHDATITVIMVFAFVPVFMSMGMQPGQGHRLPLFFMLLIPLSSSAGGFGTLLGGGRNPLALEILNKFSEGTLTIGFLKYIIIQFPICILTAVATWAILWVLIRPQEKELEGVELTDPGPMKTAETGVLVVFVFTFILWFMGDLTGWHYSVPAAFAILGFCGPGWITFRTICDKFPWESWIVFGAGVSLGVAMLDSGAGRYLAEVCLPLLEGKPMVVVYYGMGFFGSFLSSLMSNSAAVALMLPITLPMAEMMEMSPQSVAMMAPMTTSFIMLVIGCPPTIIAYSTGYFSQKDFIKVAVPWCLLLLVVCVASMLIYWPLIGFVK is encoded by the coding sequence ATGGCTGACATTGAAAGTGTTAAGGAACCGGCAACCCTCCGGTCCATTATAATTAAAGTGGCTGTGGCGCTGGTCTTAGGGATCGGGGTCATGCTGCTGCCCCGGCCGGAAAACCTGACTCCGGAAGGACAGCGCCTTCTGGGGCTGCTGGCCGTGGTGGTTTTTTTGTGGGTCAGTGAGGCGGTTCCCATCGGGGCCACGGCCCTGTTATCCGGGGCCGGCCTGATTTTTCTCAAAATCCAGCCGGCCCAGTCTGCGTGGGCCCCTTTTGCCAGTCCGGCCGTCATGTTCGTACTCATGATCATCATGTTCGGGGTGGTACTCAATGAAGTGGGACTGGCCAACCGCATCATGTACAACCTGCTCAAGTTCGCCGGCACCCGGGTCAAGCGTCTGAGCCTGATTCTGGCGATCGGCTGCACCCTGACCTCCACCGTGTTCCATGATGCCACCATCACCGTGATCATGGTGTTTGCGTTCGTGCCCGTGTTCATGAGCATGGGCATGCAGCCGGGCCAGGGACACCGGTTGCCCCTGTTTTTCATGCTGCTGATTCCTCTGTCGTCTTCAGCCGGTGGATTCGGCACCCTGCTGGGCGGCGGGCGCAACCCCCTGGCCCTGGAAATTCTGAACAAATTCAGTGAAGGGACCCTTACCATCGGATTTTTGAAATACATCATCATCCAGTTTCCCATCTGCATCCTCACGGCCGTGGCCACCTGGGCCATTTTATGGGTATTGATCCGGCCTCAGGAAAAGGAGCTGGAAGGGGTGGAACTGACAGATCCGGGTCCCATGAAAACAGCGGAGACCGGTGTGCTGGTGGTGTTTGTTTTCACCTTCATCCTCTGGTTCATGGGGGATCTGACCGGCTGGCATTACAGTGTACCGGCCGCCTTTGCCATTCTGGGATTCTGCGGACCCGGATGGATCACCTTCAGAACCATCTGTGACAAATTTCCCTGGGAATCCTGGATCGTGTTCGGGGCCGGGGTCTCTTTGGGGGTAGCCATGCTGGACAGCGGGGCCGGACGTTACCTGGCAGAGGTGTGTCTGCCTCTTCTGGAAGGAAAACCCATGGTGGTGGTGTATTATGGCATGGGATTTTTCGGCTCGTTTCTTTCCAGCCTGATGTCCAACTCAGCGGCCGTGGCGTTGATGCTGCCCATCACTCTGCCCATGGCGGAAATGATGGAGATGTCGCCCCAGTCCGTTGCCATGATGGCACCCATGACCACCTCGTTTATCATGCTGGTCATCGGATGCCCGCCCACCATTATTGCTTACAGCACCGGATATTTTTCCCAGAAAGACTTCATCAAAGTGGCCGTGCCCTGGTGTCTGCTCCTGCTGGTGGTCTGTGTGGCAAGCATGCTGATATACTGGCCTTTGATCGGGTTTGTCAAATAA
- a CDS encoding response regulator yields MFKTTSKIMLVDDEKDFVEMLSLRLKENEENVIAAYNGQECLDTLEKTQVDVIILDVKMPGMDGIETLKQIKKRHPLVEVILLTGHGTIQSAVEGMKLGAFDFLLKPADFKELTEKLTKAKERRKEQMERIQKAEAAILLRQSKI; encoded by the coding sequence GTGTTTAAAACAACAAGTAAAATCATGCTGGTTGATGATGAAAAAGATTTTGTTGAAATGCTGAGTTTACGGCTCAAGGAAAACGAGGAAAACGTCATCGCCGCTTATAATGGACAGGAATGTCTGGACACCCTGGAAAAAACCCAGGTGGATGTCATCATTCTGGATGTTAAAATGCCGGGCATGGACGGCATTGAGACCCTGAAGCAAATCAAGAAGCGCCATCCGCTGGTGGAAGTGATCCTGCTCACCGGACACGGCACCATTCAGTCGGCAGTTGAAGGCATGAAGCTGGGCGCGTTTGATTTTCTGCTCAAACCGGCGGATTTCAAAGAGTTGACGGAAAAACTCACCAAGGCAAAAGAACGCAGAAAAGAACAGATGGAACGGATTCAGAAGGCAGAAGCTGCCATACTGCTGCGCCAGAGCAAAATATGA
- a CDS encoding sensor histidine kinase — translation MVDQPDVTEDINILLVDDENDFRQIIAKRLKRRGINVRETDGGEKALQMLEDAPVDVVIMDVKMPGMDGIECLKRIKEKHDLLEVIMLTGHADIHGGVEGIKSGAFDYLSKPIELEHLVRKIKQAFHKIQRILAEKKEAAFKEQIKQQMVVAERLVALGTMASGVAHEINNPLAVIQDSAGWLQQILEKPDMQGIPRRDDFNKGLERINKAVKRAGKITQQLLQAVKTQTTEMADPSTFVEVDLKKLSEEAITLVEPEAALKNIAIHLETREPCLFSWTDPLQLLQVLLNLLSNSIQATEQGGRIIVSLNASMEEAKIIVKDTGCGISKENISRIFEPFFTTKEADQGTGMGLYVSWGIITGLGGLISVESEVNKGTTFTITLPVKK, via the coding sequence ATGGTGGATCAACCCGATGTGACCGAAGATATCAACATTCTGCTGGTGGATGATGAGAATGATTTCCGGCAGATTATTGCCAAACGCCTGAAACGGCGGGGCATCAACGTCCGGGAAACGGACGGGGGGGAAAAAGCGCTCCAGATGCTGGAAGACGCACCAGTGGATGTCGTTATCATGGATGTCAAAATGCCGGGCATGGACGGCATTGAATGCCTCAAACGGATCAAGGAAAAACACGACCTGCTTGAGGTGATCATGCTGACCGGCCATGCAGACATCCACGGCGGCGTGGAAGGAATTAAATCAGGTGCCTTTGATTATCTGAGCAAACCCATTGAACTGGAGCATCTGGTTCGTAAGATCAAGCAGGCCTTCCATAAAATTCAGCGGATTCTGGCTGAAAAAAAAGAGGCGGCCTTTAAAGAACAGATCAAGCAGCAGATGGTGGTGGCGGAACGGCTGGTGGCACTGGGTACCATGGCCAGCGGCGTGGCCCATGAAATCAACAACCCCTTGGCCGTGATCCAGGACTCGGCCGGATGGCTTCAGCAGATTCTGGAAAAACCGGACATGCAGGGCATACCCCGCAGGGATGATTTCAATAAAGGGCTGGAACGTATCAACAAAGCTGTCAAACGGGCGGGAAAGATCACCCAGCAGCTGCTCCAGGCCGTTAAAACCCAGACAACGGAAATGGCGGATCCTTCCACCTTTGTGGAGGTGGACCTCAAAAAACTGTCTGAAGAAGCCATCACCCTGGTGGAACCCGAGGCGGCCCTCAAAAATATTGCCATCCACCTGGAAACCAGAGAACCCTGTCTCTTTTCCTGGACCGATCCTTTGCAGCTGCTTCAGGTACTGCTCAATCTGTTGTCCAATTCCATCCAGGCCACGGAGCAAGGCGGGCGGATAATTGTCAGCCTGAACGCTTCTATGGAAGAAGCAAAAATCATTGTCAAGGACACGGGTTGCGGCATTTCAAAGGAAAATATTTCCCGGATTTTCGAGCCTTTTTTCACCACCAAAGAGGCGGATCAGGGCACAGGTATGGGCCTTTATGTTTCCTGGGGAATTATCACCGGCCTGGGGGGATTGATTTCCGTTGAAAGCGAAGTCAACAAAGGCACCACATTCACCATTACCTTACCGGTTAAAAAATAA